A stretch of DNA from Oceaniferula marina:
ATGACGCTCAGAATACGATATGAAACAGCCTTGAGACGCCAGATCTAGCCTTAGATGGATCTAAAAGATTCAATTTTTTGTCGAACGTAAAGCACACCGGCCGTGATGTGCCAGATGCGCAAGTTTATAAGTTTCAATCCTGTAAACCAGATTAAAAAACCTGGCTACTCAGCTACTAACGGTCGGGTGCTGCGACTTGTTCGCTTATTTCGTTCCCTATCTCCCACGCCGAGACCCTCCTCCCATCTCTCAGGGACAAATACCAACCGTCATCGGATAGCGAAAAGTATGCTAGGCGATCAGGCATTGGCGTAATGCTCTGCCAACGCTCCACAAGAAAAGCCCCACACGCGTCCCTCAAACGCTCAACATTTTCAGGCGTATCTGCCAGATCCGGCAACTCAACTTCCTCGGGAACGCACTCCATCAAATCTTCTTCAAAATGCCAACCGTCGTACTGCTGCTGATCACGATCAGTCGGCCATACAATCACCGGCATACCACAAAGCTCCTGCGGCATTAGAACAAACCATAAGAAATCCGCTTCATCAGGCATTTTAGCCTCAGATAGATTCCTCAAGCACGCATCGATCAGTTCGGAATATGATCCCCATGCTCGAACTAATTCGGTAGCCGCATTCATTTTTATAGCGAACGTTAAGCACACCGGCAGCGATCAGGCGTCGATATGCGAATTAAAGATACAATGACGTAAAATCGTTTGCCGTCGCAAACTCGACAGCTACTAGCTGTCGGGTGCTGCGACTTGTTCTGCCACTTTTTTTTAGTAATGATACCTCGCCTGAGCCACCTGAATAATATCATCACACACTCTATACACTAATCTGTGCTCATCAGTAATACGCCTAGACCAGAACCCAGAAAAAGCATGCTTTAAAGGCTCAGGCTTACCGATGCCCTCATATGGGTTGTCTCGGCCAATATCCGTCAATAGAGCGTTAATTTTTTTAACTAATTTACGGTCGTGCTGCTGCCAATGGGTATAATCCTCCCATGCACGATCAGAGAATTGAATGTTCATAGTAGTTCATCCAAACTCTTCACAACACCTTGACCTTTCTCAAGCTGGGCTATCCCCTCTGAGAGCCTCGTAGCATTCTTGGGGGAACGTAAAAGGTAAGCTGTCTCCTGCAAAGACTCGTAGTCTTCCAAAGAAACCATTACTACGGCTTGATCTCGCTTACGTGTAATAATCACAGGGTCGTGATCTTCGCAAACCTGACTCATCGTCGAAGCAAGGTTTTCTCTTGCGGCTGTATAAGTTATAGCTGTCATATGGACAGGATAA
This window harbors:
- a CDS encoding Txe/YoeB family addiction module toxin, which translates into the protein MNIQFSDRAWEDYTHWQQHDRKLVKKINALLTDIGRDNPYEGIGKPEPLKHAFSGFWSRRITDEHRLVYRVCDDIIQVAQARYHY
- a CDS encoding type II toxin-antitoxin system prevent-host-death family antitoxin, coding for MTAITYTAARENLASTMSQVCEDHDPVIITRKRDQAVVMVSLEDYESLQETAYLLRSPKNATRLSEGIAQLEKGQGVVKSLDELL